The following coding sequences are from one Sphaeramia orbicularis chromosome 11, fSphaOr1.1, whole genome shotgun sequence window:
- the srsf10b gene encoding serine and arginine rich splicing factor 10b isoform X1 gives MARYMRPPNTSLFVRNIADESRPEDLRREFGRYGPIVDVYIPLDFYTRQPRGFAYIQFEDVRDAEDALHSLDRKWVCGRQIEIQFAQGDRKTPNQMKAKERRSPGRSSRYDDYDRDGRRRRSRSRSYERYRSRSPSYERRRRRSESPRDSRGRMYARGRSRSHEDDRYRQRPRRESRGRSRSHSRSASPRENINPPSTSHYTEEEVRRTHSPSHSRSRSASRSRSRSRSRSWAGRKSGGR, from the exons GCCTGAGGATTTGCGGCGTGAGTTTGGCCGCTATGGGCCGATAGTAGATGTCTACATCCCACTTGACTTCTATACACGTCAACCAAGAGGATTTGCATACATTCA ATTTGAAGATGTGCGTGATGCAGAAGATGCTCTTCACAGCCTCGACAGGAAGTGGGTCTGTGGCCGTCAGATTGAAATCCAGTTTGCCCAGGGCGACAGAAAGA CCCCAAATCAGATGAAAGCGAAGGAAAGGCGCTCTCCAGGCCGGTCCTCCCGATACGATGACTACGATCGAGATGGCCGCCGCAGACGCTCACGCAGCCGAAGCTACGAAAGATACAGATCACGAAGCCCATCCTATGAACGACGACGCAGACGCTCTGAAAGTCCTCGAGA cTCTCGTGGTCGGATGTATGCAAGAGGACGAAGCAGGAGTCATGAGGATGACAG GTACAGGCAGAGGCCTCGAAGAGAATCCAGAGGGAGGTCTCGATCTCATTCCAGATCTGCAAGTCCACGAGAGAACATCAATCCACCATCGACCTCCCATTATACTGAGGAGGAAGTGCGACGGACACACTCTCCGTCACACTCCAGGTCCCGGTCTGCATCACGGTCACGCTCACGTTCTCGGTCCAGATCCTGGGCAGGACGCAAGTCCGGTGGGCGTTAG
- the srsf10b gene encoding serine and arginine rich splicing factor 10b isoform X2 — translation MKFKVKHGQGNKSVLFYVRDAEDALHSLDRKWVCGRQIEIQFAQGDRKTPNQMKAKERRSPGRSSRYDDYDRDGRRRRSRSRSYERYRSRSPSYERRRRRSESPRDSRGRMYARGRSRSHEDDRYRQRPRRESRGRSRSHSRSASPRENINPPSTSHYTEEEVRRTHSPSHSRSRSASRSRSRSRSRSWAGRKSGGR, via the exons ATGAAGTTCAAAGTCAAGCATGGGCAAGGTAACAAGTCTGTATTATTTT ATGTGCGTGATGCAGAAGATGCTCTTCACAGCCTCGACAGGAAGTGGGTCTGTGGCCGTCAGATTGAAATCCAGTTTGCCCAGGGCGACAGAAAGA CCCCAAATCAGATGAAAGCGAAGGAAAGGCGCTCTCCAGGCCGGTCCTCCCGATACGATGACTACGATCGAGATGGCCGCCGCAGACGCTCACGCAGCCGAAGCTACGAAAGATACAGATCACGAAGCCCATCCTATGAACGACGACGCAGACGCTCTGAAAGTCCTCGAGA cTCTCGTGGTCGGATGTATGCAAGAGGACGAAGCAGGAGTCATGAGGATGACAG GTACAGGCAGAGGCCTCGAAGAGAATCCAGAGGGAGGTCTCGATCTCATTCCAGATCTGCAAGTCCACGAGAGAACATCAATCCACCATCGACCTCCCATTATACTGAGGAGGAAGTGCGACGGACACACTCTCCGTCACACTCCAGGTCCCGGTCTGCATCACGGTCACGCTCACGTTCTCGGTCCAGATCCTGGGCAGGACGCAAGTCCGGTGGGCGTTAG